TTTGCCGTCAGACAGAAGGCTCGGTGTCCCCTGGAGATCATTCATCTGTAACAAGTTTGTTATCTTGGAACGTGAATGATAAACTTTATGTACTGTTGGTAACTGTAAACCAGACAATGCAAAGGGACCTGGGGGGTCGGCTGTCGGGATGAGCTTCAATGACGCCTTCACTTGGCTTCAATGACCTCTTCTCACATACAAacatctctttctctctctttctttctttttctctctctttctttctttttctctctctctctatgctAAAATAACTAACTGTACTTGCCTGCCCTGCTTATTAGACCCAGAATTTAATAGCGTGTAAGACCCATTCAACCAACCTAGCCCTTCCGGTATTTCCCAGTTATAAAAACCTCAAGCCTTATTTAAACATTGAAATATCTCTAATTATACTTAATCGTTTCATTAATAAATTTGGTTCTGCTTAAAATGTCGCAAAGGTGacagtttttttaattgagACCAAGAAACTGCTGGAGAAtagaccccccacacacacctcaAGTGGTACGTTCCTGGAGAACTTCCTGTCTTGTGCGTGAGCAGGAAATGCTTCCTGTGCCATTCTTTGCCGCCTTTGTGTAATGTCCGTTTTGTCTGTTCAAATGCAAGTGAGTGAGGGCGGTTGTTATTAGTGCACTTGACGCAGTCCTGagttggctatatatatatataatatatatatatatatatatatatatattatacacggGCCCTGAAATGAGGGTAAGCTTTTGGGTATGCATAGTCCCAACCAAATGCATCAGATGTATGTACAAGGCCCTGGCATCCAGTAAATTATCATGCTTGCCTGCTAAATAGACTAACATgccatcaccatacctgggaactctccaggttttgcccggagactcGGAGCGAAGCAACacttctagggctgcaactaacaattattttcacaaTCGATTAATCGGCGTGTTGCGTGAATAGTGCAGTCACTTCAAGCATCCATATGTATAAGCACTCCGACGCAAAACATAGATATGgccacatattttatttgtatgacCCAATAATACATAAACAAAGAGAACCTTGCCAGCAAATTTTGAGAGAAGCACTGCTACACACATACAGTCTCCCATGAACGATTGCACTCCTTGTACCACCATGACTGGGCAGCACATGACCCTCACAACCACCACCGAGTATTAGGACTGCCTCTACCCATGAGAGGACACTGCCTCGCAAGCCTGTGCAGTCTCTACAAACCCAGTTATCTATCCTGGTTCTGAAGCGTCTCGATGAGATGGCGTCAGAGGACATTGGCTGTAGAAGCTTATCTCTCAACCGTGTGAAGCTCCAGCCACTCAACTGATCTTCCCATTTTATCGCATGGCTTTACTGCAAATGGTGGCAAACCCTGACACTTCTTGGTGGGTCGCTAGTCGGCCACAAGTAACACTACAAGCCCGGTGAAAAATATGTGATTAGCCGGCGCAATTTTTCATCTCTAGCGCTAACGATAGCTGGGTGTCCCTAAATTATCCTTTTCTCCATCTTTCAACTGAATGGAGAGGCTCAGCAGAACCCTCGGTCCATCTCGTGTAGATTTGCCTCTCCTTTTTACTACGTTGAGATTTCCTACATGGACGTATGAGCGCAATGTTCTCAATATCAAAACTTTACTActctaaacaatatataaacttATACAGTTATTATAATTAATGTTATAATTGGTTAAATAGTACGAGAGCCCTGAACAGATTGTACATTGTGCCACATGCTATCTGGAAGTATATAGAAGGCCATGTCTTTCAAATCAGCTGGACCCAAATTCTTCTTAGAGGGCTTAAAAGGCCAGCCAGATCAGGAACCTTATggtatacctcccaacagtcctgctGTTCAGGCACTGTCCTGTTCTGGTTAACTGCAGGGAGGAGCATAGGCTGATTGAGGAGATCTTATCCTTgagtaatttagatttttttttctcaaatgggTAACCCAAAGAATGCTTCTATCTACACTTCAGTATTGCACTTTACACCGTCCCTCATAGACTCATTAATAAACTCCTGGAATGGTTAGGTGGATAAGGTGATAGTTGAGTGGTAGGAGGCAGATGGTTGTAGTTAATGAATTAGTCACTACAGAAGGTTTCAAGGGTAATGTATGTGTTTTCatagatgatacaaaggtctgcaacattCGTGTGCAGAAAATGGGGAGTGCGTTTCAGAAGAGAGGTCAAAGTCTGAAACTAGAGCGTCGGAAGCTTAGATGTAACATGACAACGTTTTACAACACTGAGGGTGatggatacatggaacagccttctaGCAGTAGGGTGAATACAgctagggaatttaaacatgcacagcaAGGATTAAAGTGGAACTCCTAGCAGTTTGTTTATTGATACCCGTGATGAAAAAATTTGTGCTGTTTTCTCTTCTGACATCactagcattgccgtaaagcagAGCTTGACAAGCCCCAGGGCTTTGCAGGGCACGGTTAAAAACTTGCCAGGGCTACTTTTGTGAATCTGCTACCCTAAAGCATAGGGCACTGGATTCACCATGGCAGAAGATAAGCAGCATCTTGGCAGATGGGGAGGGAAGGGGagtagtgtatgtgagtgtgtgtgctatagtgtcagagtcagtgtgcatctgtgtatatgtatagtgtcagagtcagtgtgtgtaaatgtatagtgctggagtctgAATGTCTTCTGtccctttgtcatgaaggggttaacgcggtactgTACAAAGTGGTGCAGCGCTGAAGAACTGTGTGTTTTATGCTGTATCCCCCCAATAAACATCTTTCAACTGCAGACCAGGGGgtcatatattaaaataaaaacattgagaaaaaaaataaagctggtTCCTACATCCAAACCAAATATGTCCACccctgccataaagcatcagctcagtgactgagcagggaaagtcacccaaaatatcacatgaccgtcAAAAATGGCCGCCCCAGGACTGCGCGTAGAAGCTGTTAATTGCGCCGATTAAGCGACGTACGTTACTGAATACAGCACTGATATTTATGCCGAAGGAGAAGATATTTTTCCACACCGAATTTCCTTGTTTTAAAGCAGGGAAAACTTTTTTAATCTGCGGTCCAGAACCTGGTTCAAGTTTAGAACTGAATAAGAATTGCTTCCGTATTTCAGAGACGTTGCCATTCGTGTTCATGCAGCGTCCGGTATATCCGTGCCCCGTGGGGTATGTCCTCCTCTGGTGGTACTTTTTAGTTGCTGGATTATGagtgtctaattttttttttttttaccttttttattttctcacttTAGAGAGCAAAAAGTTTTGCTAAAAGAGTGATACGGGCGGAATGTCGACCAAACTTCGCCAGGACAGCGATGGGCGACTTATTCGGCAGCAGGTACAGCACCAACATGTCGGTGTTTCTAAGAAAACAAGATCTCAGTGAAACGCTGTACCAGTACAGCCCCCCGTTTGGTTTTCCCCGCTACACGGAGCTGCTTGAAGACATTCTAACGATGATGCCAGAAGACGGCCTTCCTAAGAGATTAGAATCCAAGTCCTGCAAGCGCTGCATTGTCATAGGAAGCGGTGGGATCCTTCGCGGACTCCAGCTGGGAAGTGTTGTGGACCAGTATGACATTGTCATCAGGTATGGAGCGGCTATCATCCAcccttattgtgtttttttacagtatatttGTCTGTGGGTCGATAAATCCAAGCGGATTGTATTGGGTACAATATGTCGGAAGTGCAGAGGGCAGAAGGATACATGAAGCAGCTCCTCCAGCGATGTACACGGGCAGCAGGTTTGCATACCCAGTCTGCGTtttatgaaaatgaaatgttggGTTTCGTATCTTAGGCTGAACAATGCTCCGGTGACTGGACACGCTCAAGACGTGGGCAACAGAACGACCATCAGGATGACCTATCCGGAAGGGGCCCCGGCTTCCAAAGAAGAGTATTTCGTCGATGGTCTCTTTCTGACCGTTATATTTAAGCATGCGGATATCCTGTGGCTCCAGGCTTTGCTGAAGAATGAAACATTGGTGAGTTTCCCCTCAAATTTATGTTTACtgcattatatatttaacacgTAGGTTCCAGGGACATGTGCTGTATTCTCAGCTGGAAGTCCCCAAGAATCGTCTTAGTCTCAGGGGGCGACTTACAGATTGCCGATACACAAAGTAAATTAACGTTCAcgtatctttctttttttacttttcagtcTGCGTGGAATAAGTTGTTTTTCTGGAAGAGCGTCGTGGAGCGGCTCCCGCTGAAACCCAACCAAATTCGCATAGTGAATCCTCTCGTTGTGAAAGAGACGTCGCTCGATATACTCCGGTATCCTGCACCGCGACATAAGCGGTGGGGATGGGAGAAGGTAAGGGGCCGGTTTCACGGTTTAGCATCTTTGACAGTAAATGGCGGAATTggctttttgtatatatttttgtagtaGAGAATCATGTTGACGTGTTTAGTGAGGAGCAGCaatcttaacttcctgtcctCAGGATCTGCGCTTCCTGCGCATTAAGTCTATATGTTACCTGTGGTTGCTGATTGGTAGTGATTGGTCCGGGCAGCCTTTGGGTGGGGCTAGGAGGAGGGAACATCAGGACAGGAAATCGGATAATGTTGGCTCTGCCACTGTGAGACAAAG
The DNA window shown above is from Spea bombifrons isolate aSpeBom1 chromosome 1, aSpeBom1.2.pri, whole genome shotgun sequence and carries:
- the ST3GAL5 gene encoding lactosylceramide alpha-2,3-sialyltransferase; amino-acid sequence: MKRPTRKCCWKVFLRCLLFCVFLLCMIYICKVGIYPRRCDVRAVDPDHVKRAKSFAKRVIRAECRPNFARTAMGDLFGSRYSTNMSVFLRKQDLSETLYQYSPPFGFPRYTELLEDILTMMPEDGLPKRLESKSCKRCIVIGSGGILRGLQLGSVVDQYDIVIRLNNAPVTGHAQDVGNRTTIRMTYPEGAPASKEEYFVDGLFLTVIFKHADILWLQALLKNETLSAWNKLFFWKSVVERLPLKPNQIRIVNPLVVKETSLDILRYPAPRHKRWGWEKNVPTIGVSALVLATHLCDEVSLAGFGYDLSQPDASLHYFDNLCMNAMNLQPMHDITEEKKLLQTLVKGGIVKDLSGGIHCAFCSEHQSEA